From the genome of Nicotiana sylvestris chromosome 2, ASM39365v2, whole genome shotgun sequence, one region includes:
- the LOC104242466 gene encoding ras-related protein Rab2BV-like isoform X2 — MGNRVDHEYDYLFKIVLIGDSGVGKSNILSRFTRNEFCLESKSTIGVEFATRTLQVEGKTVKAQIWDTAGQERYRAITSAYYRGAVGALLVYDITKRQTFDNVQRWLRELRDHADSNIVIMMAGNKSDLNHLRAVSDQDGQTLAEKEGLSFLETSALESVNIDKAFQTILTEIYHIISKKALAAQEAAASTTLPSKGTTINVNDTSGDVKRGCCST, encoded by the exons GTTTAAGATCGTATTGattggtgattctggagttgggaaaTCGAACATTTTGTCCAGGTTTACGCGAAATGAGTTCTGTTTGGAGTCCAAGTCCACTATCGGAGTTGAGTTTGCCACCAGAACTCTTCAG GTAGAGGGAAAGACAGTCAAGGCCCAAATATGGGACACTGCAGGCCAAGAAAGGTACCGAGCAATTACCAGTGCTTACTACAGAGGAGCAGTTGGTGCACTCCTTGTTTATGACATAACAAAGAGGCAAACATTTGACAATGTTCAGAGGTGGCTACGAGAATTGAGAGACCATGCAGATTCTAACATTGTAATTATGATGGCTGGAAACAAGTCCGACCTTAACCATCTTAGAGCAGTCTCCGACCAGGATGGTCAAACTTTAGCTGAGAAGGAAGGACTGTCATTTCTTGAGACATCGGCATTGGAATCAGTTAACATAGATAAGGCTTTTCAGACTATACTGACGGAGATATACCATATCATAAGCAAGAAGGCATTGGCTGCTCAGGAAGCAGCCGCAAGCACTACCCTTCCTAGTAAAGGTACAACCATCAATGTCAATGATACTTCTGGAGATGTGAAGAGAGGCTGCTGCTCTACCTAA